In Arthrobacter sp. CDRTa11, one DNA window encodes the following:
- a CDS encoding WXG100 family type VII secretion target — protein sequence MAGTFYGADVPALRQLAKELASGASRLDLLGQQLNGSVTNSPWKGHDGDRFRSDWNSGHLKVLKSASAGLELASRALLANADEQDKASTSGGTGNGSGAGGSGGGAGNGSNSGAGEGTAQDLTDTLTGMTAEERADYLKSAEFKQWALDNPEAAKTAMDAAADSGLIDKNSKVYGDFLSSYWNQRAMLDMGIDLSDWDTSKGTEHNWETISKVYDFYGQAYLSNPDLQWAGMANMIGPSFAGGFKDMAMLRELAQQISDNPASDIPLPVLDQIEQLAGMTDQEIRYYETSMLDMNKEIFLDQARQHQAYMTGGMDEINRLRDSGAIDPGTAQEWAKIASGDPELVKEGNTALLFREQNEIIADDYDNMRNHPGGEAVTYMVTLAGEPSIPGAKSYAEVFPYTFDVESPGPENIPFTNWDNPAQFRTDFTTGFPDGNIADANQRWELIRQDTLPAYQNLLADDPARAGQIIGSDFNDRVEQHRPTNNIPGIMDRFLDGFSAEVHQ from the coding sequence ATGGCGGGAACATTCTACGGCGCTGACGTGCCGGCGCTTCGGCAGCTCGCCAAGGAGTTGGCCAGCGGCGCCAGCCGGCTGGACCTGCTGGGCCAGCAACTCAACGGCTCCGTCACTAACAGCCCCTGGAAAGGGCACGACGGCGACAGGTTCCGCAGCGACTGGAACTCCGGACACCTGAAGGTACTAAAGTCTGCATCCGCGGGGCTGGAGCTGGCATCCAGGGCGCTGCTCGCCAACGCTGATGAGCAGGACAAGGCAAGCACCAGCGGCGGGACAGGCAACGGCAGCGGTGCAGGCGGTTCCGGCGGCGGTGCAGGCAACGGAAGCAACAGTGGGGCCGGGGAGGGCACAGCCCAGGATCTGACCGACACCCTGACCGGCATGACCGCTGAAGAACGCGCGGACTACCTCAAGAGCGCTGAGTTCAAGCAATGGGCCCTGGATAACCCTGAAGCAGCCAAAACTGCCATGGACGCCGCCGCGGATTCGGGCCTGATCGATAAAAACTCCAAGGTGTACGGTGACTTCCTGAGCTCGTACTGGAACCAGCGGGCAATGCTCGACATGGGCATCGACCTCTCCGATTGGGACACGTCCAAGGGCACGGAGCACAACTGGGAGACCATCAGCAAGGTCTACGATTTCTACGGCCAGGCCTACCTCTCCAACCCTGACCTGCAGTGGGCCGGAATGGCCAACATGATCGGTCCGTCATTCGCGGGCGGGTTCAAGGACATGGCCATGCTTCGGGAGCTCGCCCAACAGATTTCGGACAATCCGGCGTCGGACATCCCGCTGCCCGTCCTGGACCAGATTGAACAACTGGCGGGGATGACCGACCAGGAAATCCGCTACTACGAAACCAGCATGCTGGATATGAACAAGGAGATCTTCCTGGACCAGGCCCGCCAGCATCAGGCCTACATGACCGGGGGAATGGACGAGATCAACCGGTTGCGCGATTCGGGCGCAATAGACCCCGGCACCGCCCAGGAATGGGCCAAAATTGCTTCCGGGGACCCCGAACTGGTCAAGGAGGGCAACACGGCGTTGCTCTTCCGGGAACAAAACGAGATCATCGCGGACGACTACGACAACATGCGCAACCATCCTGGCGGGGAAGCCGTGACGTACATGGTGACGCTTGCCGGAGAGCCCTCCATCCCCGGCGCTAAGAGCTACGCCGAGGTGTTCCCCTACACGTTCGACGTGGAAAGCCCAGGGCCGGAAAACATACCCTTCACCAACTGGGACAACCCCGCCCAATTCCGTACGGACTTCACCACAGGCTTCCCTGACGGCAATATCGCGGATGCAAACCAGCGGTGGGAACTCATCAGGCAGGACACCCTGCCTGCCTATCAGAACCTCCTGGCCGATGATCCGGCGCGCGCCGGCCAAATCATCGGTTCGGACTTCAACGACCGGGTGGAGCAACACCGCCCCACCAACAACATCCCCGGCATCATGGACCGCTTCCTGGATGGCTTTAGCGCGGAGGTTCACCAGTGA
- the gluQRS gene encoding tRNA glutamyl-Q(34) synthetase GluQRS, which translates to MTSAGRFAPSPSGELHVGNLRTAILAWLFARSTGRNFLLRVEDLDRARAGAEAEQLRDLAAIGVRWDGAVVRQTDRGGLYAAAISRLADAGRTYECFCTRREIQEAPSAPHAPQGAYPGTCRNLDPAELEFKRSTRPAAIRLRSDTAEYTVRDILHGEFTGVVDDFVLRRNDGVTAYNLAVVVDDAAQGIDQVVRGDDLLASTPRQAYLASLLDIPVPEYAHVPLVVNSDGVRLAKRDGAVTLADLALAGVSAPAVRDVLLQSLGLPAGTLEQALAVFRPEGLPRESWVWPGYPGRLQ; encoded by the coding sequence ATGACTTCCGCCGGCCGCTTCGCCCCGAGCCCTTCCGGTGAACTGCATGTTGGCAACCTTCGGACAGCCATCCTTGCCTGGCTGTTTGCCAGGTCCACGGGCCGGAACTTCCTGTTGCGCGTGGAGGACCTGGACCGCGCCCGGGCCGGTGCGGAGGCGGAGCAGCTCCGCGATCTGGCGGCTATCGGCGTGAGGTGGGACGGCGCCGTCGTACGCCAGACGGACCGCGGAGGGCTGTACGCCGCGGCGATCAGCAGGCTGGCTGATGCCGGCCGGACGTATGAATGCTTCTGCACGCGCCGGGAAATCCAGGAGGCGCCGTCAGCTCCGCACGCGCCCCAGGGTGCCTATCCAGGCACCTGCCGGAACCTTGACCCTGCCGAGCTTGAGTTCAAGAGATCCACCCGGCCGGCTGCCATCAGGCTGCGTTCGGACACGGCGGAGTACACCGTGCGGGACATCCTGCACGGTGAGTTCACGGGAGTGGTGGACGACTTTGTGCTGCGCCGCAACGACGGCGTGACGGCGTACAACCTGGCGGTGGTGGTGGACGACGCCGCGCAGGGGATTGACCAGGTGGTCCGCGGGGACGATCTGCTGGCGTCCACCCCCAGGCAGGCGTACCTGGCCTCGCTGCTGGACATACCGGTTCCGGAATATGCGCACGTCCCGCTGGTGGTGAATTCCGACGGCGTCCGGCTGGCCAAGCGCGACGGTGCCGTCACGCTGGCCGACCTCGCGCTCGCAGGAGTGTCCGCGCCCGCGGTGCGGGACGTGCTGTTGCAGTCCCTGGGCCTGCCGGCCGGAACCCTGGAGCAGGCGCTGGCGGTCTTCCGGCCAGAGGGGCTGCCCCGCGAATCGTGGGTGTGGCCCGGCTACCCTGGCAGGCTGCAGTGA
- a CDS encoding Lrp/AsnC family transcriptional regulator: protein MQELDATDRRILKALDEDPRVPIMVLAQKLGLARGTVQSRLERMTASGALRPNSSRVLPAALGRGVAAAVSAELDQSHLNEAIAALREIPEVLECHAPAGDTDLLIRVVATSPDDLYRVSEEIRLCPGIVRTSTSMFLREVIPYRTTGLLKG, encoded by the coding sequence TTGCAGGAACTGGACGCAACGGACCGGCGGATCCTCAAGGCCCTGGATGAGGATCCCCGGGTACCCATCATGGTGCTTGCCCAAAAGCTGGGCCTGGCCCGCGGGACTGTGCAGTCGCGCCTGGAGCGGATGACGGCGTCGGGAGCCCTGCGCCCCAACAGCAGCCGCGTGCTTCCTGCAGCGTTGGGCCGCGGTGTGGCCGCAGCCGTCAGCGCTGAGCTGGACCAGAGCCACCTCAACGAAGCCATCGCCGCGCTTCGCGAGATCCCCGAGGTCCTGGAGTGCCATGCCCCGGCCGGCGACACCGACCTGCTGATTCGCGTGGTGGCCACCAGCCCCGATGACCTCTACCGCGTCTCCGAGGAAATCCGGCTCTGCCCCGGAATCGTGCGGACGTCCACCAGCATGTTCCTGCGCGAAGTCATCCCTTACCGGACCACCGGACTGCTGAAGGGCTGA
- a CDS encoding LysE family translocator: MNAQLFFAFVLVAAALACTPGVDWAYSITAGLRQRSFVPAVAGLCGGYVLHTVLMVVGLAALLTGMPGVLSWLTLAGAAYLLWLGVSTLRSWRGASFSTASDAGMAANQVRTFFQGMGTSGINPKGLLFYVALVPQFVSPEAPLPVPVQSGLLGLTFVLLAAIVYTCVALLARKLLQSRPGAARKVTLASGIIMVGLGLVLLSEQAVPLFLS, from the coding sequence ATGAATGCCCAGCTGTTTTTCGCCTTTGTGCTGGTGGCCGCCGCCCTCGCCTGCACTCCCGGTGTGGATTGGGCCTACTCCATCACGGCCGGCCTGCGCCAGCGCAGTTTTGTTCCCGCGGTGGCTGGGCTGTGCGGCGGTTACGTCCTACATACGGTGCTGATGGTAGTCGGCCTGGCCGCGCTGCTGACGGGCATGCCCGGCGTCCTCAGCTGGCTCACCCTGGCTGGTGCCGCGTATCTTTTGTGGCTCGGGGTCAGCACCCTGCGCTCCTGGCGCGGAGCCTCGTTCAGCACAGCATCCGACGCCGGGATGGCCGCCAACCAGGTCCGCACCTTTTTCCAGGGGATGGGCACCAGTGGCATCAACCCCAAGGGCCTGCTGTTCTACGTGGCTTTGGTGCCCCAATTTGTGAGCCCGGAGGCGCCCCTCCCCGTTCCGGTGCAGTCCGGCCTGCTGGGCCTGACGTTTGTGCTGCTCGCGGCAATCGTCTACACCTGCGTGGCGCTCCTGGCCCGCAAGCTCCTCCAGTCCCGCCCCGGGGCTGCGCGGAAGGTCACACTGGCCAGCGGCATCATCATGGTGGGACTGGGCCTGGTGCTCCTGTCCGAGCAGGCGGTCCCGCTGTTCCTGTCCTGA
- the menE gene encoding o-succinylbenzoate--CoA ligase, with protein sequence MENFGSWLQRRRPKSGTKTALISGDREVSYDQLADRSIRLANALRDRGVARGDRVAYLGENHPSFLETLFACGLLGAVFVPVNTRLAPPEIQFQLQDCDAACLVHSSSLDGLAISGATGTPVARRIIVQDATGTGATEFNTEQGTTVVEDFEAAVASGAAEFSDEQVGLDDGAMILYTSGTTGRPKGALLTHGNIVWNCLNVVVDFDFASTDVVLIISPMFHVASLNMGVLPTLLKGGTVVLEAKFNPQRTLELIEKHHATTMSGVPTTYQMLCEHPDWEGTDLSSLNKLTCGGSAVPLRILEAYEKRGLVLSNGYGMTETAPGATTLPAARSREKAGSSGLPHFFTDVRIADFDGTLAAPGAVGEIQVKGPNVIRQYWNQPEATAESYAPGGWFKSGDMGYKDDDGFVFVSDRLKDMIISGGENIYPAEVEQVIAELEAVEGVAVIGVPDEKWGEVPRAVVLLREGMQLTEEELRAHLEGRLARYKIPKSVVFVDEMPRTASGKIRKAELRRTSGAQPSGRA encoded by the coding sequence GTGGAAAACTTTGGCTCGTGGCTGCAGCGTCGCCGCCCCAAGTCCGGCACCAAGACAGCACTGATCAGCGGTGACCGGGAAGTGAGCTACGACCAACTCGCGGACCGCAGCATCAGGCTGGCCAACGCCTTACGGGACCGCGGAGTGGCCAGGGGAGACAGGGTTGCCTACCTCGGTGAGAACCATCCGTCCTTCCTGGAAACCCTCTTTGCCTGTGGCCTGCTGGGGGCCGTGTTCGTCCCCGTCAACACCCGGCTGGCACCGCCCGAGATCCAGTTCCAGCTCCAGGACTGCGATGCCGCGTGCCTGGTCCATTCCAGCAGCTTGGACGGACTGGCCATCAGTGGCGCAACGGGTACTCCGGTGGCCCGGCGCATCATTGTCCAAGACGCAACGGGAACAGGAGCCACTGAATTCAACACCGAACAGGGCACGACGGTGGTGGAGGATTTCGAGGCCGCCGTCGCGTCCGGCGCGGCCGAGTTTTCGGACGAGCAAGTGGGTCTCGACGACGGCGCCATGATCCTCTACACGTCCGGAACCACGGGACGGCCCAAGGGGGCGCTCCTGACGCACGGGAACATTGTCTGGAATTGCCTCAACGTGGTGGTGGACTTTGATTTCGCGTCTACGGACGTGGTGCTGATCATCTCGCCGATGTTCCATGTTGCGTCCCTGAACATGGGCGTGCTGCCAACCCTGCTGAAGGGCGGGACCGTTGTTCTGGAGGCGAAGTTCAATCCCCAGAGGACGCTGGAACTGATCGAAAAGCACCATGCCACCACCATGAGCGGTGTCCCCACCACGTACCAGATGCTGTGCGAGCACCCGGATTGGGAGGGAACCGACCTATCTTCGCTCAACAAACTTACGTGCGGCGGCTCCGCTGTTCCCCTGCGGATCCTGGAAGCTTATGAAAAGCGTGGCCTTGTTCTTTCCAACGGCTACGGCATGACCGAAACAGCGCCTGGAGCCACCACGCTTCCGGCCGCCCGTTCCCGGGAAAAGGCCGGCTCGTCGGGGCTTCCGCATTTCTTCACTGACGTCCGCATTGCGGACTTTGACGGCACTTTGGCTGCTCCCGGCGCAGTGGGTGAGATCCAGGTAAAAGGCCCCAACGTGATCCGGCAGTACTGGAACCAGCCCGAGGCAACAGCGGAATCCTACGCCCCCGGCGGATGGTTCAAGTCCGGGGATATGGGCTACAAGGACGACGACGGGTTTGTGTTTGTCTCGGACCGGCTCAAGGACATGATCATCTCCGGCGGCGAGAACATCTATCCGGCGGAAGTGGAACAGGTCATCGCGGAGCTGGAGGCCGTGGAGGGCGTTGCTGTGATTGGTGTGCCGGACGAGAAGTGGGGCGAGGTGCCGCGGGCCGTGGTGCTGCTCCGCGAGGGCATGCAGCTGACCGAAGAGGAGCTTCGGGCGCACCTTGAGGGCCGGCTGGCGCGCTACAAGATCCCCAAATCCGTGGTGTTCGTGGACGAGATGCCGCGGACGGCAAGCGGCAAGATCAGGAAGGCCGAGCTTCGAAGGACCAGCGGAGCCCAGCCCTCCGGCCGGGCCTGA
- a CDS encoding Lrp/AsnC family transcriptional regulator — protein MIDHIDRNILRHLKEDGRMTATALAAKVGLTVAPCHRRLRDLETSGVIRGYKADIDPAAVGLGFEAIVFVTLRQVDRPTMEIFENRVADNPNIVEAQRLFGSPDYLLKVIAEDLPAYQRFYDAELTSLPGVERLTSTLVMKNLKSNAGPPV, from the coding sequence GTGATAGACCACATTGACAGAAATATTTTGCGCCACCTTAAAGAGGATGGCCGGATGACCGCAACCGCGCTCGCCGCCAAGGTGGGCCTCACTGTGGCACCCTGCCATCGCCGGCTGCGTGACCTGGAGACGTCAGGAGTGATCCGCGGCTACAAGGCGGACATTGATCCCGCCGCTGTGGGGCTGGGGTTCGAGGCCATCGTCTTTGTGACCCTGCGCCAGGTGGACCGGCCCACGATGGAGATCTTCGAGAACCGTGTGGCGGACAATCCCAACATCGTGGAGGCCCAGCGGCTGTTCGGCTCGCCTGACTACCTGCTCAAGGTCATTGCCGAGGACCTGCCGGCCTACCAGCGCTTCTACGATGCCGAACTGACGTCACTGCCCGGGGTTGAGAGGCTCACCTCAACCCTGGTGATGAAAAACCTCAAGTCCAACGCGGGCCCGCCGGTATAG
- a CDS encoding DUF456 domain-containing protein produces the protein MNSETVVTVLCGLAILVGVAGTVIPVLPGSILIGASLLAWAIWGGAGTAGWVVLAVGLPLVLAGMVASAVLTGRKLREHRIPNRSVLIGLAAGVAGMFIIPLVGLFVGFATGLLLSEFHRTRSIGTATSTSWAALKATGLGILVEFGLACLAASTWVIGLWVSLAT, from the coding sequence TGGCCTGGCGATCCTGGTGGGCGTGGCCGGCACCGTTATCCCGGTCCTTCCCGGCAGCATCCTGATCGGGGCGAGCCTGCTGGCGTGGGCTATCTGGGGCGGGGCCGGAACAGCCGGCTGGGTGGTTTTGGCGGTGGGGCTGCCGCTCGTTCTGGCGGGAATGGTGGCAAGCGCGGTGCTGACCGGCCGCAAACTGAGGGAGCACCGGATTCCCAACCGAAGCGTGCTGATCGGTCTGGCTGCCGGCGTCGCGGGCATGTTCATCATTCCGCTGGTTGGGCTCTTTGTCGGTTTTGCCACCGGGCTCCTGCTCAGTGAGTTCCACCGCACCAGGAGCATCGGTACCGCAACGTCAACCAGCTGGGCCGCGCTGAAGGCAACCGGACTGGGCATACTGGTGGAGTTTGGCCTGGCGTGCCTGGCGGCAAGCACCTGGGTCATCGGCCTGTGGGTCTCGCTGGCGACGTAG